Within Nitrososphaera sp., the genomic segment CGGCCATGAACCTCGAGCTGACCGTCCCGGGAATCACGCAGACTCTGATAATAAGCCGCGCTGAGCTCAGGACGCCGGTGCCAAAGCGAGAGTCAATAGCAGAGCTTGCCAAGCACGGCGCCACCATGGCCTTTTACCTCAGCGTCCACCTCATTGAAGATGTGGTCGCGGAGCTGCTAAAGGGCGGACAGTACACGGAAAGCACCCCCGCTGCAGTTGTCTTCCGGGCCACATGGGACGATCAGAAGATAATCACTGGCACCCTTGGAGACATTGCAAGAAAGACAAAGGACGCGAGAATTATCAAGACGGCGCTGATAATCGTGGGCGAGGCAATTTCCCCTGCAGGTTACGAATTCTCCAAGGTTTACGACCCGGGTTTTACGCATGGATACCGGAGGGCCACGCCGAACAATTCTGTCAAAGACTAGGAAAAAGAAGAGAGGGAAGGTAGTATATTGCCGTGCAGGTTACGGCCGCCGAGCTAGGGTCTCTTTGCCCACGCGCTCACCACAGCCGTGCTTATTCCTGCACCCGCAGCCCCGCTCACCGTTGCAAAGACAACGTTCTTGTCAATGATGATGTTGGGCCAGACGTATGCCAGAAAAGCGCCTAGCGAAGTGGACGCAAAGAAGGCAACGAACCCTATCGCGAATCCTACCGATCCGAACACTGCCAGTAAAGCTCCTCGTGATGCCATGAGTATTACCCCTTATTGCTGGCTCTCCGCGCCAGTCTGCATTCCAAGGTCACCGATGCTGCTTGTCGACGGGAATTTGTCATGCACTTTCTGCTCTGCTACCGCAGAG encodes:
- the cobM gene encoding precorrin-4 C(11)-methyltransferase, producing the protein MQLETGNANTADNRPTVYFVGSGPGDPELITLKAKRLVEQADVIIYSGSLLNPEILKYARKDAQLHDAAVIDREKIFEILRDSALAGKLAIRFHDGDPALFSTIREQIDKLEREGIRSVVVPGVTAILGAAAAMNLELTVPGITQTLIISRAELRTPVPKRESIAELAKHGATMAFYLSVHLIEDVVAELLKGGQYTESTPAAVVFRATWDDQKIITGTLGDIARKTKDARIIKTALIIVGEAISPAGYEFSKVYDPGFTHGYRRATPNNSVKD